One Ignavibacterium sp. DNA segment encodes these proteins:
- a CDS encoding ethanolamine utilization protein EutH produces the protein MQIINEIILYIMVGFLIIGALDRILDQFGGSANVLKKIGLGFLGNAIDGVGKEFEEGFNSWGALALAMVGVIALAPVLAAILSPVIIPLYSALGASPAMFGTTLLANDMGGYFLAKELVTENGVVTDYASWMYAGLILGSMMGPTIVFTIPVGIGIIDKKDRPSLALGILAGIVTIPIGCIAGGLIAIYSSITTPEGAPIIFSYSLVFTNLIPIVVFSALISIGLWKIPNLMIKGFMIFAKILVALITIGLASIVFETLTGIPLIPGLEPIVPIIGDTPGIDIRALEVVSRIALILAGAYPMVYLVSKWFKKPLTKLGIKLGVSEVSAVGFIATLANCIPMFKILSNMDERGKVINIAFAVSAAFTLGDHLGFTAAVKPDMIFPVMVGKLTAGVTAILVAMIVAPKNKLSN, from the coding sequence ATGCAGATTATTAATGAAATAATTTTATACATAATGGTGGGATTTTTAATCATTGGTGCTTTGGACAGAATATTGGATCAATTCGGTGGTTCAGCAAATGTATTAAAAAAAATTGGATTAGGTTTTTTGGGCAATGCAATTGATGGAGTAGGTAAAGAGTTTGAAGAAGGATTTAATTCGTGGGGCGCTCTGGCTCTGGCAATGGTTGGAGTTATTGCTTTAGCACCTGTTTTAGCGGCTATTTTAAGCCCTGTTATTATACCTCTTTATTCAGCTCTTGGTGCAAGTCCTGCAATGTTCGGAACCACTCTCTTAGCTAATGACATGGGCGGATATTTTCTTGCTAAAGAATTAGTTACCGAAAATGGAGTAGTAACAGATTATGCATCATGGATGTATGCAGGATTAATACTTGGCTCTATGATGGGTCCAACGATTGTTTTTACAATTCCTGTTGGCATCGGAATAATTGATAAAAAAGACAGACCATCTTTAGCACTTGGAATATTAGCCGGAATTGTTACAATACCAATTGGATGTATTGCCGGAGGTTTGATTGCCATTTATTCTTCCATTACAACTCCGGAAGGAGCTCCGATAATCTTTTCTTATTCATTAGTGTTTACTAATCTGATTCCTATTGTAGTTTTTTCTGCTCTGATATCCATCGGACTATGGAAGATCCCAAACTTGATGATAAAAGGTTTTATGATTTTCGCAAAAATATTAGTGGCATTAATTACAATAGGATTAGCTTCAATTGTTTTTGAAACATTGACAGGAATTCCATTGATACCAGGTCTCGAACCAATTGTTCCTATTATTGGAGATACACCCGGGATAGATATCAGGGCACTCGAAGTAGTCAGCAGAATTGCACTGATTCTAGCCGGCGCTTATCCAATGGTTTATCTTGTTTCCAAATGGTTTAAAAAACCACTTACAAAACTGGGAATAAAACTGGGAGTGAGCGAAGTTTCAGCTGTTGGGTTTATTGCCACGCTTGCTAATTGCATTCCAATGTTCAAAATCTTAAGTAATATGGATGAGCGCGGGAAGGTAATTAATATTGCATTTGCAGTTAGTGCTGCATTTACTTTAGGAGATCATCTTGGTTTTACAGCCGCAGTTAAACCGGATATGATATTTCCGGTGATGGTTGGAAAACTAACAGCAGGAGTTACTGCTATTTTAGTTGCAATGATTGTTGCACCCAAAAATAAATTATCTAATTAA
- a CDS encoding response regulator → METVLFIEDDRALRENFGKILSLNNYYPILAETGEMGLRLAKKIIPDLIICDIMLPDIDGYQILKELSQSKETQTIPFIFLTAKAEMEDLRKGMNLGADDYLTKPIKTKEVLKAIRLRLDKKIKVSEMAADVKQDENQQLSIEDSILISSDGKAHSVNINEIVCIISAGVYSNINIINNEVFLVRKLIKEWEKILPEKCFIRVHRTAIINTNHIKSIEKSPNHTFRIFLKDFNRAIVSSHKFSRRLREKLFQ, encoded by the coding sequence ATGGAAACAGTACTTTTTATTGAAGATGATAGAGCCCTGCGCGAAAATTTTGGAAAAATCCTAAGCTTAAATAATTATTACCCTATATTAGCAGAAACCGGAGAGATGGGTTTAAGATTGGCAAAAAAGATAATACCGGATTTGATAATCTGTGATATTATGCTGCCTGACATTGATGGTTATCAGATATTAAAGGAACTTTCTCAATCAAAAGAAACTCAGACCATTCCATTTATTTTTCTTACTGCCAAAGCTGAGATGGAAGACCTGCGTAAAGGTATGAATTTAGGTGCTGATGATTATTTAACAAAACCAATAAAAACCAAAGAAGTACTTAAAGCAATTCGTTTGAGATTGGATAAGAAAATTAAAGTAAGTGAAATGGCAGCAGATGTAAAACAGGACGAAAACCAGCAATTATCCATTGAAGATTCGATTCTAATATCATCTGATGGGAAAGCACACTCAGTAAACATAAATGAAATTGTATGTATTATCTCTGCAGGTGTTTACTCAAATATTAATATCATCAATAATGAAGTTTTTTTGGTAAGAAAATTAATCAAAGAGTGGGAAAAAATTTTACCGGAAAAGTGTTTTATTAGAGTTCACCGGACAGCAATTATAAATACTAATCATATCAAATCTATTGAAAAAAGTCCAAACCACACTTTTAGGATTTTCTTGAAAGATTTCAACCGCGCAATTGTATCAAGTCATAAATTCAGCAGAAGATTAAGAGAAAAGTTGTTTCAGTAA
- a CDS encoding cache domain-containing protein, whose translation MITYKPQTGLSFKIVTSIFLSISFILLVIFLYNYNVTRTIIEKNIEDNAENLAQNKINQVEKVLISVEKVPQNIANLIEKISYTEEQLVEILNTMVGENDEIYGATIAFEPFMFDKNRKYFAPYVYKSFGSLKAVSLGTETYNYHFADWYTKPKSLGKAVWSEPYFDKGGGNVIMSTFSVPIFRTIDGQRKIIGIITSDISLEWLDQIVSTIKVLETGYGFLISKEGRLITYPEIEKIMNYTIFDLARSLKSPQLDQVANKMTKGQTGFAKINYTDGTNGIVNWIYYASIPHNGWSLAVMYPLDELTGELDSLSRKIIALSVFGIVILFAVIMIISKSITRPLTKLSIAADHFAKGKMDFPLSEVSSNDEIGYLAKSFSYMRDELKRKMNELHEAYQEIRDTKTKLEKYNRSLEEIVNQRTKEVLVEAKELNELKSRFISMISHELRTPLYTISSSAEILELYSNRIKDDEKIEQFKRIQNAIEEIMELLNDVISINKAEIGKVELKIEEINIVDYSKQIIEELSSRFEKKPELVFTSSNTEIKVNSDKKELRQIISNLVVNALKYTHEDKKVYFHVSLNKEKVIIEVKDEGIGIKDEDKENVLELFARGKNVGGIHGTGLGLAITKRSIEILGGELFFNSKENVGSVFIVKIPHNIINKQTKPKVTITEKI comes from the coding sequence ATGATAACTTATAAACCACAAACCGGATTATCATTTAAGATAGTTACTTCTATTTTTCTCAGTATCTCATTTATACTATTGGTGATATTTTTGTATAACTACAATGTTACCAGAACAATTATTGAAAAGAATATCGAAGACAATGCTGAAAATCTTGCACAGAATAAAATTAATCAGGTTGAAAAAGTATTAATTTCTGTTGAAAAGGTGCCTCAAAATATTGCAAACCTGATCGAAAAGATTTCATATACTGAAGAGCAGCTTGTTGAGATATTAAATACAATGGTTGGTGAAAATGATGAGATATACGGAGCTACGATTGCTTTTGAACCATTTATGTTTGATAAGAACAGAAAATATTTTGCTCCTTATGTGTACAAATCATTTGGATCATTAAAAGCAGTTTCATTAGGAACAGAAACATATAACTATCATTTTGCGGATTGGTACACTAAACCTAAATCACTTGGAAAGGCTGTCTGGAGTGAACCTTATTTCGATAAAGGCGGCGGTAATGTTATTATGTCAACATTTTCAGTCCCGATATTCAGGACAATTGATGGTCAAAGAAAAATTATTGGAATAATTACTTCGGACATTTCGTTGGAGTGGCTTGATCAGATAGTATCAACTATTAAAGTACTTGAAACAGGATATGGTTTCCTTATTTCAAAAGAAGGGCGATTGATTACTTATCCTGAAATTGAAAAGATCATGAATTATACAATATTTGATTTAGCAAGATCGTTGAAATCACCGCAGTTAGATCAGGTTGCAAACAAGATGACGAAAGGACAAACTGGTTTTGCAAAAATAAATTACACAGACGGAACAAATGGAATAGTTAATTGGATTTATTATGCATCTATTCCACACAATGGCTGGTCATTAGCAGTAATGTATCCGCTTGATGAACTGACAGGCGAGCTGGATTCTTTGAGCAGAAAAATAATTGCATTAAGTGTTTTTGGTATTGTTATTTTATTTGCAGTTATAATGATAATATCAAAATCCATTACAAGACCATTAACCAAATTATCAATAGCTGCTGATCACTTTGCAAAAGGTAAAATGGATTTTCCGTTATCTGAAGTAAGTTCGAATGATGAAATAGGTTACCTGGCGAAATCCTTTAGTTATATGCGGGATGAGCTTAAAAGAAAAATGAATGAACTCCATGAAGCTTATCAGGAGATTAGGGATACAAAAACAAAATTAGAAAAATATAACAGATCACTTGAAGAAATTGTTAATCAGAGAACAAAGGAAGTTCTTGTTGAAGCTAAAGAATTGAATGAACTGAAATCCAGATTTATTTCAATGATTTCGCACGAGCTTAGAACACCATTATATACAATATCATCTTCTGCAGAAATTCTGGAATTGTATAGCAACAGAATTAAAGATGATGAGAAGATTGAACAATTTAAAAGAATTCAAAATGCAATTGAAGAAATTATGGAACTGCTTAATGATGTTATTTCCATCAATAAAGCTGAAATCGGTAAAGTTGAACTTAAGATAGAAGAAATAAACATTGTTGATTATAGCAAGCAGATTATTGAGGAATTATCTTCAAGATTTGAAAAAAAACCTGAGTTGGTGTTTACTTCCAGCAATACTGAAATTAAAGTTAATTCTGACAAGAAGGAATTAAGACAGATAATTTCAAATTTAGTTGTTAATGCACTTAAATACACACACGAAGATAAAAAAGTTTACTTTCACGTTTCTTTGAATAAGGAAAAAGTAATAATTGAAGTAAAGGATGAAGGTATTGGGATTAAAGATGAAGATAAGGAAAATGTTTTAGAGTTATTTGCTCGTGGAAAAAATGTTGGAGGGATTCATGGAACCGGACTTGGATTAGCGATAACTAAAAGATCAATTGAGATTTTAGGCGGCGAACTTTTCTTTAACAGTAAAGAAAATGTCGGTAGTGTTTTTATTGTAAAGATTCCGCATAACATTATTAATAAACAAACTAAACCCAAAGTAACCATAACTGAAAAAATTTAA
- a CDS encoding pyridoxal phosphate-dependent aminotransferase yields the protein MSLSLIAKSIKASPTLKLNEKFAILKEKGDPVIHLGGGEPKSKAPMDAMLATIAHVNTGEVRYAPADGIPALKQAVIRYTEEFYERKVKPENVIASSGAKQAIMVALQAVLNPQEEVLFPAPYWVSYPDMARLIGAIPIAAPPEDGSFYPTLKDISSRVGSYTKAIIINSPNNPTGAMYSADFIAEIVEFCEKKDIWLIMDDIYHRLIFDGKKPINVYKFAKKLDDNSKIIVINGVSKQYAMTGYRIGWAVGNKKVIEAMANIQGHQTSGPSVLLQKAAVGAINGIQSGVESLRATLENNRNVMIDLLKSFEGVKVHKPDGTFYCFADFSAYMKDSNKLSEFLIDKVQVLTVPGKEFGLDGHLRLSYCGTIKDIQEGIERMKWALDPNSPNELYIGDRKLVRDWA from the coding sequence ATGAGTCTCAGTCTTATAGCAAAATCAATTAAAGCGTCACCAACTTTAAAGCTGAATGAGAAATTTGCAATTCTTAAAGAAAAAGGAGATCCTGTAATTCACCTTGGTGGAGGTGAACCCAAAAGTAAAGCACCAATGGATGCAATGCTGGCAACTATAGCACATGTAAATACAGGCGAGGTTCGGTATGCTCCGGCAGATGGTATCCCTGCATTAAAGCAAGCAGTCATCCGTTATACAGAAGAGTTTTATGAAAGAAAAGTAAAACCAGAAAATGTTATCGCTTCCAGTGGTGCAAAACAAGCGATAATGGTTGCATTACAGGCAGTATTAAATCCGCAGGAAGAAGTATTATTTCCTGCCCCTTATTGGGTAAGCTATCCGGATATGGCAAGATTGATTGGTGCAATTCCAATTGCAGCTCCGCCTGAAGATGGTTCGTTTTATCCAACTTTAAAAGATATTTCCAGCAGGGTTGGGTCTTACACAAAAGCGATTATCATCAACAGTCCGAATAATCCAACCGGTGCTATGTACAGCGCAGACTTTATTGCAGAGATAGTAGAGTTCTGTGAGAAGAAGGATATCTGGCTGATTATGGATGATATCTATCATCGTCTTATCTTTGATGGAAAGAAGCCAATTAATGTTTATAAGTTTGCTAAAAAGCTGGATGATAACTCTAAGATCATTGTTATCAACGGAGTCTCTAAACAGTATGCAATGACTGGTTACAGAATTGGCTGGGCTGTCGGAAATAAAAAAGTTATCGAAGCAATGGCTAATATTCAGGGGCATCAAACTTCTGGTCCGTCTGTCCTTTTGCAAAAAGCAGCAGTTGGCGCTATAAACGGGATACAGTCAGGTGTAGAAAGCTTACGAGCAACATTAGAAAATAATAGAAATGTTATGATTGATCTCTTAAAATCTTTTGAAGGAGTTAAAGTTCATAAACCTGACGGAACGTTTTATTGCTTCGCTGATTTTAGTGCTTATATGAAGGATTCAAATAAACTTTCAGAATTTTTAATTGATAAAGTTCAGGTATTAACTGTACCGGGGAAAGAGTTTGGTTTGGATGGTCATTTAAGATTAAGTTATTGCGGAACAATAAAAGATATTCAGGAAGGTATCGAAAGAATGAAATGGGCTTTAGATCCTAATTCACCAAATGAACTATATATTGGTGATAGAAAACTAGTGAGGGATTGGGCATGA
- the pckA gene encoding phosphoenolpyruvate carboxykinase (ATP) — protein MSKYLEFNTPATKQAQELASDYRLKNQGFTDLDRVFWNLPDEALYEEAIFRNEGKLSKHGPLIVNTGKHTARAAADKFIVQEASTKDKIWWGVYNRPFSSEKFNQLMGRVQAYLQGEELFVQDCYVGADPDYRMPIRIVTEKAWHSLFARNMFITTENRDELKKFVPDFTVLTLSGFKVDPSVDGTRTETGIILNFEQRIAVIANSLYGGEIKKSVFTLLNFLLTFEDVLPMHCSANVGKDGDVALFFGLSGTGKTTLSADPKRKLIGDDEHGWSSQGVFNFEGGCYAKVIRLSAEHEPEIYATTRRFGTILENVVYDPVSRYIDLDDDQITENTRCSYPLEFIPNVVPDGYVRTHPKNIIFLTCDASGVLPPIAKLNPAQAQYHFISGYTSKIAGTEIGLGVEPQITFSACFGAPFMVRYPFEYAAMLKERMLKHNANVWLVNTGWVGGRFGVGKRISIRHTRNLLNAALDGKLEKVKFRKDKLFGFEVPLTCPEVPEDVLEPSNSWGNKDEYWKKYDALAARFIENFKLFSDGCSEEVKAAGPIRFSK, from the coding sequence ATGAGTAAATATTTAGAATTCAATACACCTGCAACAAAACAGGCACAAGAGCTTGCTTCAGATTACAGATTAAAGAATCAGGGTTTTACAGATCTTGATCGTGTGTTCTGGAATTTACCAGACGAAGCTTTATATGAAGAAGCTATCTTTAGAAATGAGGGTAAACTTTCTAAACACGGACCGCTGATTGTAAACACCGGTAAACATACAGCTCGTGCCGCAGCAGATAAATTCATTGTACAAGAAGCAAGCACCAAAGATAAAATTTGGTGGGGCGTTTATAACCGTCCATTCAGTTCTGAAAAGTTTAATCAGCTTATGGGAAGAGTGCAGGCTTATCTTCAGGGAGAGGAATTGTTTGTACAAGATTGTTATGTAGGCGCAGATCCTGATTATAGAATGCCAATCAGAATTGTAACTGAAAAAGCATGGCATAGCTTGTTTGCAAGAAACATGTTTATTACAACAGAAAACAGAGACGAATTGAAAAAATTTGTTCCTGACTTTACTGTTCTGACACTTTCTGGTTTTAAAGTTGACCCTTCTGTTGATGGAACAAGAACTGAAACAGGAATAATCCTGAACTTTGAACAACGAATTGCTGTGATAGCCAATAGCCTTTACGGCGGTGAGATTAAAAAATCAGTGTTTACGCTACTAAACTTTTTATTAACATTTGAAGATGTTCTGCCGATGCACTGCTCAGCAAATGTTGGTAAAGATGGCGATGTTGCCTTGTTTTTCGGATTAAGCGGTACAGGTAAAACAACTCTTTCTGCTGATCCAAAAAGAAAACTAATCGGTGATGATGAACATGGCTGGAGCTCGCAGGGCGTTTTCAATTTTGAAGGCGGATGTTATGCAAAAGTAATTCGTCTTTCTGCTGAACATGAACCTGAGATATATGCAACAACCAGAAGATTCGGAACAATATTAGAAAACGTTGTTTATGATCCAGTCAGCAGATACATTGATCTGGATGATGATCAAATTACTGAAAATACAAGATGCTCGTATCCTTTAGAATTTATTCCGAACGTTGTGCCTGATGGATATGTAAGAACTCATCCAAAGAATATAATCTTCTTAACTTGCGATGCATCGGGAGTACTTCCGCCGATTGCCAAATTAAATCCGGCACAGGCACAATATCATTTTATAAGCGGTTATACATCTAAAATTGCCGGAACAGAAATCGGGCTGGGAGTCGAACCTCAAATAACTTTCTCTGCCTGCTTTGGTGCACCATTTATGGTTCGTTATCCATTTGAATATGCAGCAATGCTTAAAGAAAGAATGTTAAAACATAACGCAAATGTCTGGCTGGTAAATACTGGATGGGTTGGCGGAAGGTTTGGAGTTGGTAAAAGAATAAGCATACGACACACAAGAAATCTTCTTAATGCTGCATTAGATGGAAAACTTGAAAAAGTTAAGTTCAGAAAAGATAAATTATTCGGATTTGAAGTTCCATTAACTTGTCCTGAAGTTCCTGAAGATGTCTTAGAACCATCAAACTCCTGGGGTAACAAAGACGAGTACTGGAAAAAATATGATGCTCTTGCAGCGCGATTCATAGAAAACTTTAAACTCTTCTCTGATGGCTGTTCTGAGGAAGTAAAAGCAGCTGGACCAATCCGGTTTTCGAAATAA
- a CDS encoding T9SS type A sorting domain-containing protein, whose product MKKTFSIFTMLIFSVLLLTDGFSQSFFTGAIGVNQSNGGRQRVFSDNLSTRQIERISVLVGVSTSAVFDYNEDQNSEVPAATVASPLMSDFEVTSTINNTYSNLPPNVSVSYNIYGWTNDPYLLVKTTVKNNETSAINAAIGLEIIPRINGTYENDTLQWDATTLSLSIHKGYYVNVKFLSHTQKSLKLVPWTDPYANDSLYYSWLTQNSFDPVLVANSAGDGAVAIMGQDPVSINPGESTVFYYGVSVGANYNTCVSNMALCIAKYNQVVPVELTSFTASAQDQQVTLNWSTATELNNNGFEIQRSLNNSSFVTVGYVKGKGTTTNQTDYVYVDKNLTQGNYSYRLKQIDFNGQFEYSDVIEVLVASLDKYALVQNYPNPFNPSTTIGYILKDNANVKLSIYNSLGEEVAVLVNELQEQGYHQINFDASGLPSGIYYYTINAGDFAQTKKMLLIK is encoded by the coding sequence ATGAAAAAAACTTTTTCAATATTTACTATGCTCATCTTCTCTGTCCTTCTTCTAACGGATGGATTTTCTCAAAGTTTCTTTACAGGAGCAATAGGTGTAAATCAAAGTAATGGAGGAAGACAAAGAGTATTTTCAGACAACTTGTCAACCAGACAAATTGAAAGAATTTCTGTTTTAGTAGGTGTAAGTACCTCAGCAGTATTTGACTATAATGAAGATCAGAATTCTGAAGTTCCTGCAGCAACAGTTGCTTCACCTTTAATGAGTGATTTTGAAGTTACATCTACAATTAACAACACATATTCTAATTTGCCGCCAAATGTTAGTGTCAGTTACAATATTTACGGATGGACAAATGATCCTTATCTGTTAGTTAAAACAACTGTAAAAAATAACGAAACCTCTGCAATCAATGCAGCAATTGGTTTGGAGATTATTCCTCGCATAAATGGAACTTACGAAAACGATACTTTACAATGGGATGCTACCACACTTTCTTTATCTATACATAAAGGATACTATGTCAATGTAAAGTTCTTATCACACACTCAGAAATCACTTAAACTAGTTCCCTGGACAGATCCTTATGCCAATGATTCACTTTATTATTCCTGGTTAACACAAAATTCATTTGACCCGGTTTTGGTTGCTAATTCTGCTGGCGATGGTGCAGTAGCTATTATGGGGCAGGATCCGGTAAGTATAAATCCCGGAGAATCAACTGTTTTCTATTATGGTGTTTCGGTTGGTGCAAATTATAATACTTGCGTTTCAAATATGGCTTTATGTATTGCAAAATATAATCAGGTTGTTCCTGTTGAATTGACTTCATTTACTGCATCTGCTCAGGATCAGCAGGTTACCTTGAATTGGTCAACGGCAACTGAATTGAATAATAATGGTTTTGAGATTCAAAGAAGTTTGAATAATAGTAGTTTTGTAACTGTCGGATATGTTAAAGGTAAAGGAACAACAACTAATCAAACGGATTATGTTTATGTTGATAAAAATTTAACTCAGGGAAATTACTCCTACCGGCTAAAACAAATAGATTTCAACGGTCAGTTTGAGTATTCTGATGTAATAGAAGTTTTAGTTGCAAGTCTTGATAAATATGCACTAGTTCAAAATTATCCGAACCCATTCAATCCATCAACAACTATAGGATATATTCTTAAAGATAATGCTAATGTTAAATTATCAATCTATAATTCGCTTGGAGAAGAAGTAGCAGTTCTTGTAAATGAATTACAGGAACAAGGATATCATCAGATAAATTTTGATGCTTCCGGTCTGCCAAGCGGAATTTATTATTATACGATTAATGCAGGCGATTTTGCTCAAACTAAAAAAATGCTCCTCATCAAGTAA
- the mscL gene encoding large-conductance mechanosensitive channel protein MscL, giving the protein MSMIKEFKEFAMRGNVVDMAVGIIIGGAFGKIVSSFVADVIMPPIGILLGGVDFSKLAITIKEGSEGVEPVLLKYGMFINTIIDFLIIAFAIFMAIKAMNSLKKKQEEAPAAPPEPPADVKLLTEIRDLLKK; this is encoded by the coding sequence ATGAGTATGATTAAAGAATTCAAAGAATTTGCAATGCGCGGTAATGTTGTTGACATGGCTGTCGGTATCATAATCGGCGGTGCTTTTGGCAAAATTGTTTCATCTTTTGTTGCTGATGTAATTATGCCGCCAATCGGGATTTTACTTGGCGGAGTGGATTTTTCTAAGCTGGCAATTACAATTAAAGAAGGCTCGGAAGGTGTTGAACCTGTACTTCTTAAATACGGTATGTTTATAAATACAATTATTGATTTCTTAATAATTGCATTCGCAATCTTTATGGCAATTAAAGCTATGAATTCATTGAAGAAGAAACAGGAAGAAGCACCTGCAGCACCACCCGAACCACCTGCAGATGTTAAACTGCTTACAGAAATAAGAGATTTATTAAAAAAATAA
- the dsbD gene encoding protein-disulfide reductase DsbD: MTKLRFVGFFLFFIVLSFQQINFAQGSDVVKITPKESVPRVIQGDEFKITLEITVDQTWHINSQKPNDDFLIPSEITAKGNGVRLTKVIYPEAHNIKLAFSEELVSVYEGTTAAKLNFRVDKNAPVGKQKVKINLGYQACNDMTCMPPNDAATEFEIEVIENKSEDTSKVTVSSDTDEQDEESNFEMLKKNSQQSQSSDENSIASTLESSGIFLSLIFVFLAGLALNLTPCVYPLIPITIGYFGGQAEGKTSRLVLLGLLYMLGMALTYSVVGVITSLSGAVFGSLLQNPIVIIVIVLLFVALALSQFGVYEFKLPDSLVAKAGGAKGGTFGAFFMGLTMGIVAAPCIGPFVLGLVTYVAAKGDPLYGFLMFFVLALGLGFPYLILAIFSGKIKSLPRAGIWMEGVKHIFGFLLIGMALYFLDPILPKVAQGYVLPAFGIIAALILLFIDRTANDAKGFRTFKTIFSVVVLVLSIYVLIPSEKLEPEWKPFSIHGYQSSLNNKERMVIDFYADWCIPCKELDALTFSDKRIIEKFDHFTVYKVDMTKNNETNEQLRKKFNVVGMPTVLIIDANGNETKRLTGFVNADEFLTFIKDVE, encoded by the coding sequence ATGACAAAATTACGATTTGTTGGCTTTTTTTTATTCTTTATTGTGTTATCATTTCAGCAAATTAATTTTGCACAGGGAAGTGATGTAGTAAAGATTACTCCAAAAGAGTCTGTTCCAAGAGTAATTCAGGGGGATGAATTTAAAATAACTCTTGAAATTACCGTAGATCAAACCTGGCATATCAATTCCCAGAAACCCAATGATGATTTTTTAATACCAAGCGAAATTACTGCTAAAGGAAATGGTGTTAGGTTAACTAAGGTTATCTATCCTGAAGCACATAATATTAAACTTGCATTCTCCGAAGAACTGGTCTCAGTTTATGAGGGGACTACAGCTGCTAAGTTAAATTTCAGAGTTGATAAAAATGCACCCGTTGGTAAACAGAAAGTAAAAATAAATCTTGGTTATCAGGCTTGTAATGATATGACGTGTATGCCGCCAAACGATGCAGCTACTGAATTTGAAATTGAAGTAATTGAGAATAAGTCAGAAGATACTTCTAAGGTTACAGTATCTTCCGATACTGATGAGCAGGATGAAGAAAGCAATTTTGAGATGTTAAAGAAGAATTCTCAGCAAAGTCAATCTTCTGATGAAAATTCTATTGCTTCTACACTTGAGAGCAGTGGAATATTTTTGAGTCTGATCTTTGTATTTCTTGCGGGTCTTGCATTAAATCTGACTCCTTGTGTTTATCCTTTGATACCGATTACTATAGGATATTTTGGAGGACAAGCAGAAGGTAAAACCAGTCGGCTTGTTTTGCTTGGTTTATTATATATGCTTGGTATGGCATTAACTTATTCTGTTGTGGGAGTAATTACTTCACTTAGCGGGGCAGTATTCGGTTCGCTCTTGCAAAATCCAATTGTGATAATAGTAATTGTTTTATTGTTTGTTGCATTAGCACTTAGTCAGTTTGGTGTTTATGAATTTAAATTGCCGGATTCACTTGTTGCTAAAGCCGGCGGTGCAAAGGGTGGAACTTTTGGTGCTTTCTTTATGGGGCTAACTATGGGTATTGTTGCTGCACCCTGCATTGGTCCTTTTGTACTTGGACTGGTTACTTATGTTGCCGCAAAAGGAGACCCGCTTTATGGATTCTTAATGTTCTTTGTTCTAGCACTTGGGTTAGGGTTTCCTTATTTAATTCTTGCAATCTTTTCTGGTAAAATTAAAAGTTTGCCAAGAGCAGGAATTTGGATGGAAGGTGTTAAACATATTTTTGGATTTTTACTAATTGGGATGGCGTTATATTTCTTAGATCCTATTTTGCCAAAAGTTGCTCAAGGGTATGTTTTACCGGCTTTTGGAATTATTGCTGCGTTGATACTTTTATTTATTGATAGAACAGCAAACGATGCCAAGGGATTCAGAACTTTTAAAACAATATTTTCAGTAGTTGTACTTGTATTATCAATTTATGTGCTTATCCCATCTGAAAAACTTGAACCTGAATGGAAACCATTCTCTATACATGGTTATCAATCATCATTAAATAATAAAGAAAGAATGGTTATTGATTTTTATGCTGATTGGTGTATTCCGTGTAAGGAATTAGATGCACTTACATTTTCAGATAAACGGATTATTGAAAAGTTTGATCACTTTACAGTTTATAAAGTTGATATGACGAAAAATAATGAAACCAATGAACAACTCAGGAAAAAATTCAATGTAGTCGGAATGCCAACTGTACTTATTATTGATGCAAATGGAAATGAAACAAAACGGCTTACAGGTTTTGTTAATGCAGATGAATTTTTAACTTTTATTAAAGATGTTGAGTAA